From Amycolatopsis sp. YIM 10, the proteins below share one genomic window:
- a CDS encoding MFS transporter, whose protein sequence is MTDSPPEAVPETGEAPVKSLWHNADFLKFWTGETISLYGSQISMLALPLTAIYVFDATAEEIGWLRFLQLAPFLAFAMLFGALVDRMRRKPVMVASNAVRMVLIGLVPALAWAGMLDIGPLFVIAFLIGVASVFFDLSWMAYLPVLIKDRRLMVEANAKLGITASSSDAAGPSVAGVLVSVFTAPFAMLIDAISYLASLVALLMIKAKEPRVEPPAAGRHLWRELVEGLRFVFGHRHLRAIAVVGVFVNFSITGVSAMFIVYAVRDRAISAVLLGVIFSLAAIGGIIGSIAAPPLLKRVPVGGAYRLALSLIFVAPVLIPLAPSARTAAIVFFVGSFLLVSIGLGISNVLVQSLRQNLTPNSLMGRMSAAMRMALFGGGAIGGPVAGAIATWWDLRTALWFLSVLSVVMLIPLMLSPVGRLRTMPTTPPED, encoded by the coding sequence ATGACCGACTCACCACCCGAGGCCGTGCCGGAAACCGGCGAAGCGCCGGTCAAATCCCTGTGGCACAACGCGGACTTCCTGAAGTTCTGGACCGGGGAGACCATCTCGCTCTACGGCAGCCAGATCAGCATGCTGGCGCTGCCGCTGACCGCGATCTACGTGTTCGACGCGACGGCCGAGGAGATCGGCTGGCTGCGGTTCCTGCAACTGGCGCCGTTCCTGGCGTTCGCGATGCTGTTCGGCGCGCTGGTCGACCGGATGCGGCGCAAGCCGGTGATGGTGGCGTCGAACGCGGTCCGGATGGTCCTGATCGGACTGGTGCCCGCGCTGGCGTGGGCCGGGATGCTGGACATCGGGCCGTTGTTCGTGATCGCCTTCCTGATCGGCGTGGCGTCGGTGTTCTTCGACCTGAGCTGGATGGCGTACCTGCCGGTGCTGATCAAGGACCGGCGGCTGATGGTGGAGGCCAACGCCAAGCTCGGCATCACCGCGTCCTCTTCGGACGCCGCCGGGCCCAGCGTGGCCGGGGTGCTGGTGAGCGTGTTCACCGCGCCGTTCGCGATGCTCATCGACGCCATCTCGTACCTGGCCTCGCTGGTCGCGCTGCTGATGATCAAGGCGAAGGAACCGAGGGTGGAGCCACCGGCGGCCGGGCGGCACCTGTGGCGCGAACTGGTCGAGGGACTGCGGTTCGTGTTCGGCCACCGGCACCTGCGGGCCATCGCGGTGGTCGGGGTGTTCGTGAACTTCTCCATCACCGGTGTCTCGGCGATGTTCATCGTCTACGCGGTGCGGGACCGGGCGATCAGCGCGGTGCTGCTGGGCGTGATCTTCTCGCTGGCCGCGATCGGCGGCATCATCGGCTCGATCGCCGCGCCGCCGCTGCTCAAGCGGGTGCCGGTGGGAGGCGCCTACCGGCTCGCGTTGTCGCTGATCTTCGTCGCGCCGGTGCTCATCCCGCTGGCCCCGTCCGCGCGGACCGCCGCCATCGTGTTCTTCGTCGGCTCGTTCCTGCTGGTCTCGATCGGACTCGGCATCTCGAACGTGCTGGTCCAGTCGCTGAGGCAGAACCTGACGCCGAACTCGCTGATGGGCCGGATGAGCGCGGCCATGCGCATGGCCCTGTTCGGCGGCGGCGCCATCGGCGGCCCGGTGGCCGGCGCGATCGCCACCTGGTGGGACCTGCGGACGGCACTGTGGTTCCTCAGCGTGCTGTCGGTGGTCATGCTGATCCCGCTGATGCTTTCCCCGGTCGGCAGGCTCCGCACCATGCCGACGACGCCGCCGGAGGACTGA